The following DNA comes from Rosa rugosa chromosome 5, drRosRugo1.1, whole genome shotgun sequence.
tcggaatcgaaaaccgtaaaattcttcaGAAACTAGACGCATgaggctttccgtgcatatagggtaaAACTCTTAATTACATCTGAgtagttcccagtaattcagcgaagttaggtgttctgcacaacagtttctgtgttgcagattctcattcaagctgaactgccttcacttaaattgccataactccttctagaaaagtcggaatcgcaaaccgtaaaattctttagaaactagacacatggggctttccgtgtATATAGGGTACAGATCTTAATTCCATCCGagaagttcccagtaattcagcgaagttaggtgttctgcacaacagtttctgtgttgCAGATTCTGGTTCAAGCTGaacttccttcacttaaattgccataaatCATTCTAAAAAAGTCGGAAttgcaaaccgtaaaattcttcagaaactagacacatggggctttccgtgcatatagggtacagctCCTAATTCCGTTCGAGctgttcccagtaattcagcgaagttaggtattctgcacaacagtttctgtgttatttatataattttttttgtttgcgggcttttacgggccgggcctagcgggcttttggagggccgggccggcccactacccaccaaggcgggcttttgcgggtTTTTTTACGGaccgggccggcgggcctccatcggcccacttgatccgcgggctttttgatgaggcctaggtTAATGAGTCCATTTCATGCCCTTTATGTcggtatattttttatttttctcaaatATATTCTATTTTGTAGTGGACTATTGGCATGGGCCTAATATTGGCTAATGACTATTCCACGTGCCCTGGTTTTATATGCCATTACTTCCACCTATGTAGCTCAAGTTCATGGGAAGTATAGAACATGCTGGAGAAAAGCTAGCTCGTGAAATATCAGAATTCAGAAATGCTCTAGCCAGCTACCAGGTAACTAAAATCTTAAAGATTGATGTGTCACCTTCTTAAAGTATCACTAACTACTCGCCGAGTCATAGTACCACTCTTGAGTTGCTCGATCGGTGTGAACATTCCATGCAATTCATTCAGTTCATGATTACATGTTGAATAAACTAAAGCACGAACCCTATAGTCATCCTTCCGCACTTTCACAACCACCCCACTAAATGCAAAAGCACCATTTCCTACATGCTATATATAATGCCTTGCCTAGCTAGCTTAGTCCATAGAGCTGTACAAGCTAAAGATCGCCATTATATCAAGAATCACAAGTCTAGCTAGCAAATATGAACTCCAACTTTACTAAAGCCTGCCTTGTTCTTGCGTTTGTGTTTCTGGTAGCTACGCAATTCTTCGTCGAGGAAGTTGGCGCTGCTGGAGAATGTGGAAGGACCCCGATCAGGTCTGCGGCGACTAGCTTGAGCCCGTGCTTGAGTGCAGCCGGAAACGCGAGGGCTAAGGTTCCTCCAACTTGCTGCACCAAAGTTGGTGCCCTGGTAAAGGCTGCCCCGAAATGCCTTTGTGCTGTTTTGTTGTCACCTTTGGCAAAGCAAGCTCGTATAAATCCTGCAATTGCCATCACTATTCCAAAGAGATGCAACATCAGGAACCGACCTGTTGGAAAGAAGTGTGGAAGTAAGTAATATGTCATGCATACATCAtaattaatttttgttcaaataatgCAATAAtctttttgcttttgctttgtACTTTGTACTTTGATGCCTTTTGCACTGTTATTGTTCTTAGGGCAAAAGTATGTTCCGTTATAATCTGCATTATTTTGTGGATAACCTTGTAATTTTATGTATGCAGGGTACGTTGTCCCATAAACCACAATCACAGAGAAAGGCTGGCTAGCAATAAATCCAATAATGTGAAACGagattggcaaaaaaaaaaaaaaaaccgtgtTAAAGTTGGAATAAAATGTAATGAAGGGTCATGTTATAGTGAGCTAATTGGTGACCTTTCAAGCATACTCATTGAGttcagtttatatatatatgtactacTTAATTAATTCTAGTATTAATTATTGCATGCTTAATTTGCGGTAACGGATTTGGAAGGTACTAAATAGTGAATTGAGCCATGCACTGAggaatgaaaactcgaaaaaaaaaaaatggaagccTGGCTTAGCAAAAGAATTACTTCTAAAACTTGGAAATTATATTAATATAACGTCATCGATCTTTTTCCACACTTAATTCGAATTACCTATTTcatgctttttgtttctttcttcttccttgcttcaCATTGGAAATTACATAATTGAAATGGAGGTTAATGACTAATGAATCAAAATGAACGTACCTAAAACAATATATTCAGATTGTACATTTCTATGAATGAAAGACTgtacaatttctttttcttttcagctAGGCTAAACACTGACCTATTAATTCAGGTACCGTCcctaaactatgctgccaaggccaatttgatacccgaactctcaaaagtatcaatgtgatacccaaagacctaaattggtatcaacgtgatacttccgtcaaaattttctaacggcgccgtctgtttgctgacgtggcaagcacgtgggtcccaaaaaaaagtgaaatgacaaatttacccttttttttttatagaaaaattcatttaacgtccccaaactattttgccaatgccaatttgatacccgaactctcaaaagtatcaatgtgatacctaaagaCCTAAATTAGTATCAACgtgattccttcttcttcttctgggatattcttcttcttcttagggtttcgcggcgccaagcagcttggggctgaagcttccaatcgaacccgataccggtcgaagaacctgctggtgctgagatgatcaacgacccgTCGGCGTAAATTGGGGTCGTCGAGCTGTTGAGCGAGACGAGGCGTTCAGCCGGAAGGTACCGTGAGAGAGTGACTGTCGAGGCGGAGTATGTACGGTCTCCGAATGGAAGGCGGTCCAGTTCGAGGGATGCCattttagctattcttcttcttcttctctctcctcctctctctctctctcctctccttctccttcgcccaaaccatcactaacgccgctgagatggatttgtagcaggaattggagaggatctcagcggcgttagtgatggtttgggcggaggagaaggagaggagagagaagaagaagaagaatagctaaaatGGCATCCTTAGAACTGGACCGCCTTCCATTCGGAGACCGTACATACTCAGCCTCGACTGCCACTCTCTCACGGTACCTTCAGGCTGAACGCCTCGTCTCGCTCAACAACTCGGCGGCCCCAATTTACGCCGAcgggtcgttgatcatctcagcaccagcaggttattcgaccggtatcgggttcgattggaagcttcagccccaagctgcttggcgccgcgaaaccctaagaagaagaagaagaaaatcccagatgaagaaggaagaaaaagaaatgaaaagaaaaggaaaaaaatgaattaacaaaaaaaaaaaaaaaggtaaattggtcatttcactttttttgggACCTaagtgcttgccacgtcagcaaacatacggcgctgtcagaaattttggacggaggtatcacgttgataccaatttaggtctttgggtatcacattgatacttttgagagtttgagcatcaaattggtcttggcaaaatagtttggggacgatagatgaatttttctaaataaaaaaaaagggtaaattggtcatttcacttttttttggacccatgtgcttgccacgtcagcaaacagacggcgccgtcagaaaattttgacggaagtatcacgttgataccaatttaggtctttgggtatcacattgatacttttgagagttcaggtatcaaattggccttggcaaaatagtttggggacggtagctgaatttttctctaattATTGCCATTACCAAAACAAACCATAATGATTTCCTTACGGAAATTTTGAAAGTTTGGCTAGTTCGATGAATGAAAGTGAATAACAGAACCCCTATAATGTTAGCAAAAACACATGCAGTTCTGGGTCCCCTTTCACTGAATTCAAATTCTCTCCTACACGGGTAAGTAATAGCAGATTAGTGTTAAAAATCCTAaaagggcaatgatatagggcctcaatgaggcctaagatttgtggcctcaaatcttaggtgtcatgccatgtaagtaaatacaaattttattttcaattccacataataaatcttaccacatcatactattgtaacaccaactttacccttttaaaTTTCCTTCTAGatgtttgataaaaaaaaataaaaaaattttcCTTCTAGATGTCCTTCTAGATGTTAGAggatgaatcaattacattaatgaattaaattaggtgacgaaaaaaagataagctattaattatgtattaatttaagagatatgtctacaaattctttgacaaatatttttattcatttaattaaattatttcctataatttttctttcaaatagcattaatatagTCAAGAAGtaggcattaacttttcttttcaaatattgattaatttcatccaaaaaaatagcattaataaattgaatttggaaaatacgtgtgtctaaattaagaggtgtAAACTCAAATATAATGTGTAAacctagctacataaagagaagaaaaaaatgaacaaaagaatatatatgatcatatgaatatgtatttttcacattatattttcaaaatttacaggaacccaacaaaggttgaattcatatacgtGGTGTTATATAAATCTATTGATCGAgtgtatgtgcaaatctattgactgaattacatgaatttttttctatttttgtttgaagaaaaaaaattgttgtttaaatctaagcatgagtgtaatgaaaagaaaaaatgaaaaaataataataataattttgttTAGAAAAAAACCAAAGTAATTTAgattcattagattttggaaggataagatggtatttttcttaataattacatgtcatgatttgacaaattggtaatgtgtgtaggtgacatgacatgacacctaagattgatgccacaaatcttaggcctcattgaggccacaaatcattttccatcCTAAAAATACACTTAATGGTGAAAACACTGATTATCATTAGCAGCAAATTTTCTATGACTCCAGCTGTGCATGGGCCTTAGCTATATGATTAGACTTTCCAGAAAGAAGTTTTCAAATTCTCTTCAGTCTTCCCCACCGTTTGATTAAACATCGGTCAATTTCTGGCACAAAGCACCGCACAATAAGTCTACTAAACCCATCACATGAAGAAAGGGCTGTCTGAGCATCGGATTGATCAGACCGGCCAATAAAAATATGTCACATAAGTGAGTGAATAATACCATATACCACAAATACTTCATGTTTtgcacataaaataaaaaatataaataaataaataaataaaaataaaaactaaaatacTCTTACTCTGTTGAACCTTACCTACATGGTGATTATTATTCTAGGATCAGACAAATCTATTGGTCACATTGGCCGTCTCATTATCTTCtcatcaaaacaaacaaacatgcTCTCTGCCGTCTGATCACACACGAAATACAATGTGGGTGATGCCTCACACTAGACAAAGTTTGGACCCTCAAACTTCATGATGAAAAGGTTGGTCCCATACCCACCAAATATACCGAATATATGACTATGATAATGAACTCTTCTGTTCTTCCTCCTCATATCTATTTCATTTTCACAAGGCATGCCAAGCAGTGGACCCAAAGCTTCATTATAAACCaaccaacaaaagaaaaagaaacaaaatttggaagaaaatggtGACAAGGTGTAGAAAAAGTCCCCAAAAGAGGAACGGTTGGGAAGCATATATAATCTGaaggaaaccaaaaagaaaaagctgAAATTTGAATTGTGTCTTCGAACACTAACAGTACGTAGACTAGTTTATATAGATTAGAGCATATCTTTAATGCAAGTATGCAACACCATCATAGGAGTACCCTCTGCAATTATTTAGTCCCCCACAAGAAAATCAAAAGCGACTATATTTTCCGAATCCCAAGAGACACCaactttgttttttaattttatttttctatccCTGCCGTTGACTGATGACTGCTTCTTCTAAAATCAACTCATTCTTTAACTTTTTCTCCATTGCTTTCTTTGCACATAAATAGAAGCATTTCCCATCGAATTTCATGGGTCATTcactctctctcagtctcttcTCTTTCACCAGCAGAAAGAGAGATGGGTGAGCTTCACTCCATGTCCATGGCTTACTCTAGCAGTAGCCTAGCCCTAGGAGGACCAGGACTAGGTCTAGGTCTAGGACTGGGAGGAGGGAATTGGGATAATTGCCACAACTTCAACCTTGGAGTTCTCAGCTCAGACAGGATGTCTTTAGGTACcactttctttttcctttcactGTTTTTCTCTACTCAATCATGTTCTTCGTTTTAATGGATGCTTTACATTTTGATGTATACTAACTAAACTTGGAATTGGAACACATGTTCATGCAGTGATGGATGACTTTAATGCCGCACCACCATTTTCTTCTACTCTCGAGTCGGATTTCTCGACCGGTTACTTGGAAGACGCTTTGGTAGAATTCAGTGAGCGCTCGAAAAGAAGACGCATGCTGTTGTTTAACGATGACGAAATCAGAGACTCCACCGCTGTTGCTTCAAAGGTACTAAATTCAATCAGTGTTTCGTTTTATTTCGTACTGCATGCACAGTTTTCGAAACTTGTTATTACATCTACATGGTGTTAATTATGTACACAGAGACGCTGGAATTCAGACTGGGAAGTGCTTGAGAGTTTTGACAGCATTAGCCAACTAATCACCTCTACTGGGCTATCaggtagatatatatatatatatatatatatatatatatatatatatatatatatatatatatgttcttttttacttttagtcGATTTCGTTTTACTAATTAAGTTAGCGATGTGATTTACTAGGGGATGATCCTACAAGTATGAGTACTACACCAGTGAGCAGAATCTGTGGGGATGAGACCAACATAGTCGATACAAAGATGAACACAAGAGAAGAAGCTATTGATTCCtcgtcttcatcttcttcttgcaAAGAATCAGCCAACACCAACTCCATGGCTGCCGAGAAAGAGAACCTCTTTTCCGCTAATGCTCCTCTGGCTGCAGGTATCTAAATCTTTCTCATATTCCGTCTAAAGTTCAACAAAATAGATAAGTAAATAACGTTGGCCGTTTCGTCTCGAACAGATGAGAAGAGAAATAAGAAGAGGCCGGTGATAACGTCGAGGGTGGTGTATCCCTTTGCGGTTGTGAAACCGGGAGGAGTAGAAGGTGACGTGACGCTAAACGACATCAACGAGAGGATTTCAATGCCACCAACGCGACCAGTACGACACCCCGTTGGGGACTTTGCGTGTCGGCCATGCGTATCTGATCCTGATGGTCCAGGACTTTCTGGTAAAGCTGTGGTGGCCCTTACCAGAATTCAAACACAGGGAAGAGGCACAATCACTATTATCAGAACCAAAGGTTAAAAACTCAGTCGAGTCGATTGATCATGTCATGCACTTCATTAGTGGAGTTATTACTTTAGCTagttaattatatatttatgtAATGAATTGTATAGAACATGCTAAATTAAGAATTTACTGTCCGCTCTATTATTAAAGGTACGGTTAACTTTGTACTGAGGCATTAAGTTGGAAGAACACTTGTGATTAATTCTGAAGTGATCTTCATAATGGTGCATGTAAGGAAAAAGAGGAAagcgaaaaagaaaaaggggaaGTCTGAACtctgaaagaagaaaaggaatagAGAATAGAAACGAAAATGGTCCGTCAAAGATTAAAGCTAGTGATATATTGTCCGGCACAAATAATGTGAAAGGTAATGGTTCTGCAGTACGTACCTTGTTCCTCATTCGCAAGGGGTAAAGGAGACCTAAAGGTCATCGACCAtgtcaagaaaaagaaatattaaTTCCCTCAAGCATTTTACTTTCTAATGTTAGATTATTAGTTGAtgtgtgaaattgagagtttgaggttaaaatttgagaaatttgatTGTATACATTAGATGATGGTGAAAATATTGCTCACAACGTAGATCCATTCATGTAATATGAATTATGATGTATATTGAGGTGTGGAATAGTTAATTGATTAATTAGAACACTAACTCCAAATGGCCACAATTATTGGGGGATAAGGAATGATTCATAATCTTAATGGATGTTGCCATGTTGGTTATGAAAGCTTTATCATCATCCATCTCCATCTTTATCCTTTACCTAATTACCTTTAATTAGCTACCTGCTGCAGACCTCTTTTGTCCTAGATTTCAACTAGCTACCTGGCTAGCTAGCACTAAAATTAAAATCGATCGTCTGCATTATTTATTAATTAGGGTAATTTATACATTATATATCAGACCAAGACTTTAAGGCATTGGGATGGGGATGGCCATTGGCTTTTTATACCTAGAATCATATACATAATTTGTAATGATCGAGCAGTGCACCAATCATTAGTGTATTGTTATAGACTTATAGGCTTATAGcactattttatattttgatccTTCACCAAATGCCTACATTCTTCGTCTTCATGTCTTCATGTGTTTCATTGTCTTCTTGGCTTATAGTCATAGGTCAACACCCCACCATTTCAAACTTCACTTGATTTAGGACAATATCTAACATAGGGGGCCATACAAattaacttatatatatttacaaGATTCTATTTGAATATATTGCTTTCCCTTCATCACCACCCTTGGTTCCTTTTGACCTTTGTTATGCAAAAGCTTTAATATATATATCGGGTGGTCAGAATTTGAGAAGTAGACCAAGCTCACAAAAGAAGGAGCACATCACATGCTTAAAGCTAGTCACAGCCAATTAAGCATGTGTAGTTACGTGGCCGAATTACTTGGTGCTAGTGACAAGAGAGTGACGTGTGATTTGGTGTTTTGTCCCATTATATCAATGATTATTGGTTTTAAGTGAAGAAACTTTTGACCTTTATACCCTCCCAAATTTCTTTTGGATTTGCAGAATCTAGGTCCAGGTAAAAGACACTGCACAGATCGAGCAGACTAGTGCGATGCTGTTTATAAGAAATTAAAAGACCTACCAGTTCAATATTGGTATAGAAATATAAAGGATAAGCATTGTTTTTCAAGATAtacaatatatatttcaaaataaAGTAGTTAAAAGAggaattctaaaaaaaaaaaaaaaaagtagttaaaagagaaaaaaaaaaaaattcaaagtaCACCCATATATAGGACAAGAATGAAGACACATatattctgaaaatattctttTAAATGACACGACTTTCATTTACGAATTGATTTACTTTGAAGAGTCATCATTATTCTTAAATAAGCTTGACCTGATTATCTCTCGCCAATGTGAAAACCACCTAACACTCTCAATAACCTGCCGAATACATATAGCAAATTTTCTAATTATACACGTAGACAATTTATATTGACAACATGCAGCACCGGTGGGTGTAAGACATTTATACGGCTTTGGAATATGTATGAAACATGCAAGAAATCTAGCCGGCCTCATTATTCTCACCGGGTACACACCGTTGACCTTGTGCGAGCTTGGGCCGTTCCTAACATAGAAAGGTACAACAGAAGCTGGAAATGGATCTTATATCCCCCGTCAACATTACTCTTATCCAGATGCAGCTCATATTTAGGCCTATAAAGTATTCTTGATTTCTTGAGTCCATATAGCTAGGTATTGGGCCATAACCTATAGTTAATTTAAGGAAGCACCCAACTCCTCCATTTCACCATTATGTGGTTGACTAACTTGACTTCATCATTTTCTCAAGGGAATTTGTCCAAAAATAaagttttgaaaagaaaaaaaaaaaaaaaaagtaatttccAAATAATACACCGGGCTTATTTGTTTACAAAAGACTTTAGCATTTACAGAACGTTGATGTGAATTCTTAGTATAGTGTATTTTCATACACATGAATGTAAATTGTTCAAGATGTTACATGAACTGAATAAAATCATGTATATGAAAATATAACACATGTTACGATCTCTTTAAAGAACTAACCAATCTTTTTCTAAATGAGATGAGCATTTTAACCCAACTAAATGAACTCTCCATAACCTTTTGAAACCGAATATATCATGGTTCATTTTAATTATTCTGTTGATGTGGTTTTAACTACAAATTTCGCTAATTTATTTTATGAACCGAGCTCAAACAATCCGAACACGGACCACATTCTAGCCGTGGTACAATCGTACACGGTCGTCGTAGTTGATCGGATCAATTAAGTGTAAAGTCTAAATTCTAAAACTTGAATCTAGTCCAACCATGCTCTTTTCAAATTTCAACTACACCAAGGACATGGTCAATTAGTCAAACTCATATTAGTCAAGTCAAAGATTCTATTCATTAATCCTCTTAAAAAGAGTTCTCAAGCAATAAGCTCACGCCACGTCAGATAGAGTTTTCTGGTATTCCGGCGGGTCCTGCTCCAGATTCTTTACCCGGCTGCCCATCTTATGTTTAAGTCATATCGCAGTCAATGGCCAGTACGGCCGCCATAGAATTTCTCTGTGGTACTACTTgtaactttttgttttttgagaaTGGGTACTACTTGTAACTTACTATAAtataataattaaaaacatagaAACAAGAACAACGGCCCTGGGTTTGTCATCTTAGATCTAACAGAGAGATTTTCATGGAAAAAGAAGAACGTAAAGATGAAACAGAGAGAAGCTAGCTAGAAAAAGTGAGACCCAATTTTGAATTATTCAGGACTAATTAACAATATGAGCATGCATTACATTACGTTACAGGGTTACAACAGATCGAGTAAATTCTGGAGGAAACTCGAAAGGCGATCGAGTCCCTCGGCAACAAAAAAACTGGTCACATATGGTATCAACATTCAAATGGGGACATCCTTATGTTGAACAAAAAGGAATGTAAGAAACTGGCACAGTACAAGAACGAGTATGATGCAGCAATGGAATTGACCCAAGTCACCCAACACTATGATTAAACagttctagctagctagctagatgaAATCGAAAATGGCTCGATACTACCAAGTCACACTAGCTGGAAAATTAAGGCCGGGGCTCTTGGAATTGatcagatagagagagagagagagacgtcaTGCTCCTAGCTAGTTAACTACCGGCCGGATACACTGATGATGCCTCTTTCTTAATGCAAACACAAGAGAAGACAGTCTTGAGAACTTTGCGGAGAACCTGGCCGCGTTTCGGAATCCAGCGATGGGCAACCATTGCAGAAGCGCCGCCGTGAATGGCGGTTGCCACGGCCCTCGGTGGTGGTGGTCTGGGGACTGATGAGTTGCAGACGACAGTAGTAGCCATGACTCCGAGTAGTGCTGATACGAGTGAGTGCcagttgtggttgagaaatgaTGGAGCTAGCTAGCTGTAGCTTAGCTGCAGTTCAATGAAGGAATGAAGGTAGCTCGGTGAGTCGAAAAGAGAGACGGTGAAAATGGTTACCGACAACAGGAGGAAGcaaaaatataaataagagTGTTTGAGCCGCGTTTATTTGGATTAACCGAGTAGGCGACGCGTCTGTAAGTACGTACTGTGGTGAGAGCGCGCGAGCTCGATCTTCTTGCTTTTCCTTTTTTGTGAAATGTATATAAGTTGGAGTTGGACTgcttctcattctctctctataTTTTAGACATAGCAAGGTAGCCGAGTAAGAGTAGCCAACAACCACAATTATTGAGCAGTACTGCTTTGTAAACCTAGTCTGCTCCCGGTTCACAGTTCAATTCATTATCCACACACGTCTACGCCTTATGGCCTTTGAACAAGTCATTTCATTCCACTTCTATCAATATCCACACGCTTTCTTTCTAAGTTTAGGTTCTTGCACAAATTTTAAGGCCCCCGAAATAAGAAAGGTTTTGGATCATGGAGCTTGCCCATGTCACATCTTTTCTTTGGCTTGTTGTCACACGTAC
Coding sequences within:
- the LOC133710711 gene encoding non-specific lipid transfer protein GPI-anchored 15, with translation MNSNFTKACLVLAFVFLVATQFFVEEVGAAGECGRTPIRSAATSLSPCLSAAGNARAKVPPTCCTKVGALVKAAPKCLCAVLLSPLAKQARINPAIAITIPKRCNIRNRPVGKKCGRYVVP
- the LOC133709799 gene encoding uncharacterized protein LOC133709799; amino-acid sequence: MGELHSMSMAYSSSSLALGGPGLGLGLGLGGGNWDNCHNFNLGVLSSDRMSLVMDDFNAAPPFSSTLESDFSTGYLEDALVEFSERSKRRRMLLFNDDEIRDSTAVASKRRWNSDWEVLESFDSISQLITSTGLSGDDPTSMSTTPVSRICGDETNIVDTKMNTREEAIDSSSSSSSCKESANTNSMAAEKENLFSANAPLAADEKRNKKRPVITSRVVYPFAVVKPGGVEGDVTLNDINERISMPPTRPVRHPVGDFACRPCVSDPDGPGLSGKAVVALTRIQTQGRGTITIIRTKG